CATCGTCGGTTTCGGCCGCATCGGCCAGGGCGTCGCGAAGCGGCTGAGCGGCTTCGGCTCGCGCATCGTCGCGGCCGACCCGTACCTGCCCGCCGATCTCGTGCGTGCGAACGGCGCCGAGCCGGTCGAGCTCGACGAACTGTTCCGCGAGGCCGACCTCATCACGCTGCACGCCCCCGGTGGTCAGCTGCTCGTCGACGCCGCGCGGCTGGCCGGCATGCGCCGCGGCAGTGTGCTGGTGAACACCGCTCGCGGCGACCTGGTCGACGAAGCCGCACTCGCCGACGCACTTCGAGCCGGGACCCTTGCCGGTTTCGCCGCCGACACCCTGTACGGCGACACGGCGGCGAGCGCGAGCCCGTTGCTGGCCACCGACCTCGCAGACCGCGTGATCGTGACCCCTCATCTCGGCGCCCAGACGACCCAGGCGGTCGACAACATGGGCTCCCTCTCGCTCGACGACGTCATCGCCGTGCTCAAGGGCGCAGAGCCCGCCCACCCCGTGATCGCTCGCTAGGAGAACCGATGTCCTCTTCCCTCACCACCGCTGCCGCCCCGGCACAGGCTGCCGCGACCGCCGGATACATGGGCTTCGTCGGCGTCAGCACGGCATCCTCGTCGATCATGCAGGTGTTCCCCCGCTGGGCCGACGTGCTGGGGCTCCCCACCCGTGAACTCGTGGGACACGATCTGCCGATGGATGCCACGCCCGCGCAGTACATCGCGATGGTCGAGCAGATCCGCGACGACCCGAATCACCGTGGCGCCCTCGTCACCACGCACAAGATGAACGTGTACGCCGCAGCCTCCGACCTGTTCGCCGAGCTCGACCCGTTCGCCGTGTCGTGCAGCGAGATCTCCAGCATCTCCAAGCGCGGCGACCGCCTGATCGGCCGTGCCAAGGACCCGCTCACTGTCGACCTTGCCCTCAACGACTTCCTGCCGTCCGACCACTTCGCCCGCACCGGCGCGGAGGTCGTGATCCTCGGCGCCGGTGGCTCGGGCACCGCGCTGAGCTGGGCTCTCGCGGAGCGGGCGGATGCGCCGTCGAAGGTCACCGTCACGGCCCGCGACGACGAGAAGCTCGCCCATCTGCGGGCCGTGCATGCGCAGCACGGCACGCCCGACGGTCTGATCACATATGTCCGCACTGACACCCCGGAGGAGGCAGCGGCACTCATCGCTGGCACTCCGGCCGGCTCGCTGATCGTCAACGCCACAGGACTCGGCAAGGACCGCCCCGGCTCGCCGCTGCCGGATGACGTCGTGTTCCCCGAGAACGCGGTCGTGTGGGAGTTCAACTACCGCGGCTCACTCGAGTTCCTGCATCAGGCGCGCGCGCAGGAGGCCGCCCGTTCCCTGCAAGTCGTCGACGGCTGGCGCTACTTCATCCACGGCTGGTCGCAGGTGGTCGCCGACGTGTTCGAGCTCGAGCTCACCCCTGAGATCGTCGAACAGCTCGCCGAGGCCGCGGAGTTCGCACGCCGATGATCCGCACGGTCCTCGGCGACATCGACCCGGCGCTGCTCGGGGCGACGAACTATCACGAGCACCTGTTCCAGATCACGCCGCTGCTGCCGGGCGACGAGCTCGACGACGAGCCGAGGTCGACCGCCGAGGCGGGGCTGCTGCGCGACAGTGGATTCGCCGCGATGGTCGATGCGACCCCGATCGGTCTCGGCCGCGACCCGGAGGCGGTCGCGCGCATCAGCGTCGCGACCGGCCTG
The sequence above is drawn from the Candidatus Microbacterium colombiense genome and encodes:
- a CDS encoding phosphoglycerate dehydrogenase, which produces MGVILVTSRSFSDGDLDLVERASRAGHRILRGPAHHDLDELRSLLHGADAWIAGTGEVTEAHLAAAPKLKVIARYGVGTEAVDLDAAGRRGIPVTNTPGANADAVADHAVGLMLAMLRFIPDGDRRVRDGDWGVRRGRELGAATVGIVGFGRIGQGVAKRLSGFGSRIVAADPYLPADLVRANGAEPVELDELFREADLITLHAPGGQLLVDAARLAGMRRGSVLVNTARGDLVDEAALADALRAGTLAGFAADTLYGDTAASASPLLATDLADRVIVTPHLGAQTTQAVDNMGSLSLDDVIAVLKGAEPAHPVIAR
- a CDS encoding shikimate dehydrogenase, which produces MSSSLTTAAAPAQAAATAGYMGFVGVSTASSSIMQVFPRWADVLGLPTRELVGHDLPMDATPAQYIAMVEQIRDDPNHRGALVTTHKMNVYAAASDLFAELDPFAVSCSEISSISKRGDRLIGRAKDPLTVDLALNDFLPSDHFARTGAEVVILGAGGSGTALSWALAERADAPSKVTVTARDDEKLAHLRAVHAQHGTPDGLITYVRTDTPEEAAALIAGTPAGSLIVNATGLGKDRPGSPLPDDVVFPENAVVWEFNYRGSLEFLHQARAQEAARSLQVVDGWRYFIHGWSQVVADVFELELTPEIVEQLAEAAEFARR